In the uncultured Methanobrevibacter sp. genome, one interval contains:
- the hdrB gene encoding CoB--CoM heterodisulfide reductase subunit B, translating into MEIAYFLGCIMNNRYPGVEKATRKLFEALDIELKDMEGASCCPAPGVFGSFDEETWATIAARNLTLAEDIGADIMTECNGCFGSLFECNHMLKEDEEKKAEINKNLAEIGREYKGTINVKHFAQILRDDVGYEKLASLIEKPLDLNVAVHYGCHFLKPTETIGIEDQAENPSILDDLVEITGAKSVDYKDKMMCCGAGGGLRSRDLDVTTSFTKEKLDHMTEAGVDAIVNVCPFCHLQFDQGQTEVNEKYGTDFALPVFHLAQLYGLAMGLSAEELTFDAQKIDATPAIKKALGE; encoded by the coding sequence ATGGAAATTGCATACTTCTTAGGTTGTATTATGAACAACCGTTATCCTGGTGTTGAAAAAGCTACCAGAAAATTATTTGAAGCATTAGATATTGAATTAAAAGATATGGAAGGAGCATCTTGTTGTCCTGCTCCTGGTGTATTTGGTTCTTTTGATGAAGAAACTTGGGCTACTATTGCAGCTCGTAACTTAACTCTTGCTGAAGACATTGGTGCAGACATAATGACTGAATGTAACGGATGTTTCGGTTCATTATTCGAATGTAACCACATGTTAAAAGAAGATGAAGAGAAAAAAGCTGAAATTAACAAAAACTTAGCTGAAATCGGCAGAGAATACAAAGGAACTATTAACGTAAAACACTTCGCTCAAATTTTAAGAGATGATGTTGGTTACGAAAAATTAGCTTCATTAATTGAAAAACCTTTAGACTTAAATGTTGCAGTTCACTATGGTTGCCACTTCTTAAAACCTACTGAAACTATCGGTATTGAAGACCAAGCTGAAAACCCATCTATTTTAGATGACCTTGTAGAAATTACTGGTGCTAAATCAGTTGACTACAAAGACAAAATGATGTGCTGTGGTGCTGGTGGAGGTTTAAGATCCAGAGATTTAGATGTAACTACTAGTTTCACTAAAGAAAAACTCGACCACATGACTGAAGCTGGTGTAGATGCAATTGTTAACGTATGTCCTTTCTGTCACTTACAATTTGACCAAGGTCAAACTGAAGTAAACGAAAAATACGGAACTGACTTTGCATTACCTGTATTCCACTTAGCTCAATTATACGGATTAGCTATGGGATTATCAGCTGAAGAATTAACCTTTGATGCTCAAAAAATTGATGCAACTCCTGCAATCAAAAAAGCATTAGGTGAATAA
- the hdrC gene encoding CoB--CoM heterodisulfide reductase subunit C, with protein sequence MSIINRLKSLFKENNITEEKGISNDVSNTSDDVQVTSSQNVNDGIVSGTKTTEPIKKVVKTGSEDDKKDLTFKKDVESIEKDAEPQEIVEEAPKHKSKLEVKLEVEVVKEVSVEEEAPEEAVEEAVAEQTPDEVVEEAVAEEAPEEDVEEEVEEDSNKKDTERDNMTLLTDKELLNDSNRDSDFTAEFIDAGIETVKHCFQCGTCSGSCPSGRRTPYKVRQIVRKCLLGLKEEVITDDALWMCTTCYTCQERCLRSVKIVEIIKKARNIAAHAGYMAKPHKMTGVFVMNTGHGVPINDATKALRTKIGLPEIPPTTHAFPEALAEVQKICKLTGFDELIGYDEATGGLKE encoded by the coding sequence ATGTCTATTATAAATCGTCTTAAATCTCTATTTAAAGAGAATAATATTACTGAAGAAAAAGGCATCAGTAATGATGTATCAAACACATCTGATGATGTCCAAGTTACATCTTCACAAAATGTAAATGATGGCATCGTTTCTGGAACTAAAACTACTGAACCAATTAAAAAAGTAGTTAAAACAGGTTCCGAAGACGATAAAAAAGACTTGACTTTCAAAAAAGACGTCGAATCCATAGAAAAGGATGCTGAACCTCAAGAAATTGTGGAAGAAGCTCCTAAACATAAATCTAAACTTGAAGTAAAACTTGAAGTTGAGGTTGTTAAGGAAGTTTCTGTTGAGGAAGAAGCTCCTGAAGAAGCTGTTGAAGAAGCAGTTGCTGAACAAACTCCTGATGAAGTTGTTGAAGAAGCAGTTGCTGAAGAAGCTCCTGAAGAAGATGTCGAAGAGGAAGTTGAGGAAGATTCAAATAAAAAAGATACAGAGAGAGATAATATGACTTTATTGACTGATAAAGAATTATTAAATGATAGTAATCGTGATTCAGATTTCACTGCTGAATTTATTGACGCAGGTATTGAAACTGTAAAACACTGTTTCCAATGCGGAACCTGTAGTGGAAGTTGTCCATCTGGAAGAAGAACTCCATACAAAGTAAGACAAATTGTCAGAAAATGTTTATTAGGTTTAAAAGAAGAAGTTATCACTGATGACGCATTATGGATGTGTACTACCTGTTACACCTGCCAAGAAAGATGTCTCAGAAGTGTTAAAATTGTTGAAATTATTAAAAAAGCTCGTAACATCGCTGCTCACGCAGGTTACATGGCAAAACCACACAAAATGACTGGTGTATTTGTAATGAACACTGGACACGGTGTACCAATCAACGATGCTACTAAAGCTTTAAGAACTAAAATCGGTCTTCCAGAAATTCCACCAACAACTCATGCTTTCCCAGAAGCATTAGCTGAAGTACAAAAAATCTGTAAACTTACTGGTTTCGATGAATTAATTGGTTATGACGAAGCAACCGGTGGATTAAAAGAATAA